The following are encoded in a window of Drosophila simulans strain w501 chromosome 3L, Prin_Dsim_3.1, whole genome shotgun sequence genomic DNA:
- the LOC27209380 gene encoding WASH complex subunit homolog 5 produces the protein MSFLDDNNACGQNLLNIVSVGNSIIAEILRLKDYVPSIYRLDSKADKAKYGELILDFSYFKIAEDHERRIEQSPELTELDDEARAQLPLITRFYLAFQSIHHYASDLQQYIEELNTGYYIQQTLETVLQEEEGRQLLCESLYLFGVILLMVDFHIPGDVRERLLIAYYRYSGGDATPSGDESNIHDVCLLLRSTGYVHPSIAAKVLGLGGKQAGAKAASLVVPRYPEAYFSRFPFDENFVDLVVARLRCDDIYNQLSLYPHPAHRSTALSTQAAMLYVCLYFCPKVLHSQGSQMREIVDKFFCDNWTISVYMGMTVNLVDAWLDFKAARSAIENVVSPPAIKALCQQQNEQLGKITQKTQEIVREGVLNDNFVLEHANKIILLMRQSNVLLRWFCLHTSREVFIFAHAATLPGQVQKCVLQELQFDRNTLYNLMLNCSQMELSVREFLAEIQQTKEERWTKSREEAMQRLKELSEAFAGSRPLSKIEQNPQLQQWFGEVAGRLQKLELSRPQKSGRLIIQVMQALDDVQEYHNLHSNMLVKQQLQETRDMVNRMAQLINLKEDIEIHIQMITDFSYAWHLLQFDFTPPMQEHIKRQPQAVIGIRAVFLKLASTLEVPLMRINQARSEDLVSVSNYYSTELANFLRRVLQIVPETMFSILAKIIYLLTNVIKEFPTKVEKERLKDYAQFEERAKVAQLTNSIAVFTKGILMMKTTLVGVIELDPKQLLEDGIRKELVNHLANAYNLGLIFTPEKGKTPVQLLQQKLQALAKTIEGYRRSFEYIEDYLRVQGLRILLEESQRIINYNVEKECNAFLRNKVQEFQSEHQSQIIPIPNFPPLLGDPSNNFIGRLAHEILRCTDPKQTIFLDLKSTWYEKKAPHQEVLAGSGFFEILREALAPAGMVGLERLYAHMLADELKRNLERLQRNLTSDRMWVDTLATLTRELEARDFPTPEVSKQPLKYYQTYTQRWLKVWPTLLDWVLCIGQKQLLRREIAGELSFSSKCDAKLLENTADTLNQALLLELSLSKDLCDEKGVVMLTELQETLLYTGNFEPLEQVFLITKNTHNMALFMFLFTIAHLGRLQHSTITDCLLPKSAKDNIDNVPFIVGLVTILQQFHKNVKMLYISYMSQYVVTVSEAQLLDKEILGPEVVTALHFLLAFIRIARLPLRVLEQRIPNMILSEYEYLSTPLK, from the exons ATGAGTTTTCTGGATGACAATAATGCCTGTGGGCAGAATCTGCTGAATATAGTGTCGGTGGGTAATTCTATAATAGCGGAGATCCTGCGGCTCAAGGACTACGTGCCCAGTATTTATAG ATTGGACAGCAAAGCTGATAAGGCGAAATATGGCGAGCTTATTCTGGATTTCAGCTACTTCAAGATAGCCGAGGATCACGAGAGGAGGATCGAGCAAAGTCCG GAACTGACCGAATTGGATGATGAGGCGCGTGCCCAGCTTCCGCTAATCACACGATTTTACCTGGCCTTCCAGAGCATCCATCACTATGCCTCCGATCTCCAGCAATATATCGAGGAATTGAACACTGGCTACTATATACAGCAGACGCTGGAGACGGTGCttcaggaggaggagggtcgCCAGCTGCTCTGCGAATCCCTGTATCTCTTTGGTGTCATTCTCCTCATGGTCGATTTTCACATTCCGGGAGATGTGAGAGAACGGTTGCTGATCGCCTACTATCGGTATAGTGGGGGAGATGCAACGCCTAGCGGGGACGAGAGTAATATCCATGATGTGTGTCTCCTGCTCCGATCTACGGGCTATGTTCATCCGTCGATTGCCGCTAAAGTGCTCGGTTTGGGTGGCAAGCAGGCAGGCGCTAAAGCTGCGAGCCTTGTGGTTCCCCGATACCCGGAGGCCTACTTCTCTCGCTTCCCTTTCGATGAGAATTTCGTGGATCTAGTGGTGGCTCGTCTGCGGTGCGATGATATATACAACCAATTGAGCCTTTACCCACATCCCGCCCATCGCTCCACGGCTCTGTCTACTCAGGCGGCCATGCTGTATGTGTGCTTGTATTTCTGCCCGAAAGTTCTCCATTCCCAAGGCTCCCAGATGCGTGAGATTGTGGACAAGTTCTTTTGCGACAACTGGACCATATCCGTGTACATGGGCATGACAGTGAATCTGGTGGATGCCTGGTTGGATTTCAAAGCCGCTCGATCTGCTATTGAGAATGTGGTAAGTCCACCGGCGATCAAAGCACTCTGTCAGCAGCAAAATGAGCAGTTGGGCAAGATCACTCAAAAAACCCAGGAGATTGTTCGTGAAGGAGTTCTAAATGACAACTTTGTTTTGGAGCACGCCAACAAAATCATACTCCTGATGCGGCAATCTAATGTCCTGCTCCGCTGGTTTTGCCTGCACACCTCAAGGGAGGTTTTCATCTTCGCTCACGCAGCTACTTTGCCGGGTCAAGTGCAAAAATGTGTGCTCCAGGAACTACAATTCGATCGGAATACGTTGTATAACCTAATGCTAAACTGCAGCCAAATGGAGCTGAGCGTGCGGGAGTTTCTGGCAGAGATTCAGCAGACTAAAGAGGAGCGCTGGACGAAAAGCAGAGAGGAGGCCATGCAAAGGCTCAAAGAGTTGAGTGAAGCCTTTGCCGGCTCCAGACCCTTGTCCAAAATTGAGCAGAATCCTCAATTGCAGCAATGGTTTGGCGAAGTGGCTGGACGTCTCCAAAAACTGGAATTGAGCAGGCCGCAAAAGTCCGGACGGCTGATTATTCAGGTGATGCAAGCACTGGACGATGTGCAGGAGTATCACAACCTTCATTCCAACATGCTGGTGAAGCAACAACTGCAGGAGACGCGGGACATGGTCAATCGAATGGCACAGCTAATAAACCTGAAGGAAGACATTGAGATTCACATCCAGATGATCACGGACTTCAGCTATGCTTGGCATCTACTGCAGTTTGACTTCACTCCTCCAATGCAGGAACACATCAAAAGGCAGCCGCAGGCGGTGATCGGTATACGAGCGGTGTTTCTCAAGTTGGCCAGCACCCTGGAGGTGCCGCTGATGCGGATCAATCAGGCCAGAAGCGAGGATCTGGTATCAGTGTCAAACTATTACAGCACCGAGCTTGCAAACTTTCTGCGTCGCGTTCTGCAAATTGTTCCAGAGACCATGTTCAGTATTCTGGCTAAGATCATCTATCTCCTTACGAATGTTATCAAGGAGTTTCCCACTAAAGTGGAGAAGGAGCGACTAAAGGACTATGCCCAGTTCGAGGAGCGGGCCAAGGTGGCTCAGCTTACAAACTCCATTGCTGTTTTCACGAAGGGAATTCTTATGATGAAAACAACTCTAGTGGGAGTAATCGAGCTGGATCCTAAACAACTATTGGAGGATGGGATACGCAAGGAGCTTGTAAATCATCTGGCCAATGCCTACAATCTGGGCCTGATATTTACGCCCGAAAAAGGCAAGACTCCTGTGCAGCTTCTTCAACAAAAACTGCAAGCTCTGGCGAAAACAATAGAAGGATATCGTAGATCCTTCGAATATATAGAGGACTACTTAAGAGTTCAGGGACTTCGAATCCTGCTGGAGGAATCGCAACGCATTATTAACTACAATGTGGAGAAGGAATGCAATGCCTTCCTCCGCAACAAGGTGCAGGAATTTCAATCGGAGCACCAGAGTCAGatcattcccattcccaactTTCCACCGCTGCTGGGAGATCCTTCTAACAACTTCATTGGCCGCCTGGCACACGAAATTCTGCGCTGCACAGATCCCAAGCAAACTATTTTTCTGGATCTAAAGAGCACTTGGTATGAGAAGAAGGCTCCTCACCAGGAAGTTCTGGCCGGCTCTGGATTCTTTGAGATACTTAGAGAAGCGTTGGCTCCGGCAGGAATGGTGGGATTGGAGCGACTCTACGCTCACATGTTGGCTGATGAGTTAAAGCGCAACTTGGAACGGTTACAGCGTAACCTGACCTCGGATCGTATGTGGGTGGATACGTTAGCGACTCTGACTCGGGAATTGGAGGCCCGGGACTTTCCAACTCCGGAGGTGTCCAAGCAGCCTTTGAAGTATTATCAAACTTACACCCAACGATGGCTGAAAGTGTGGCCCACACTGCTGGATTGGGTTTTGTGCATTGGACAAAAGCAGCTGCTCCGCAGAGAAATTGCAGGAGAGCTAAGCTTTAGTAGTAAATGTGATGCCAAGTTGCTGGAGAACACGGCGGACACCCTGAACCA AGCACTTTTACTAGAACTGTCCCTCAGCAAGGATCTCTGTGATGAAAAGGGCGTGGTTATGCTGACTGAACTGCAGGAAACCCTACTCTATACGGGAAACTTTGAGCCCCTGGAGCAGGTCTTCCTTATCACAAAGAACACCCACAACATGGCCCTCTTTATGTTTCTTTTCACCATTGCCCATTTGGGTCGTCTGCAGCATTCCACGATTACCGATTGTCTGTTGCCAAAATCAGCCAAAGATAACATTGATAATGTGCCTTTTATTGTGGGTCTAGTAACGATCTTGCAGCAGTTCCACAAGAATGTCAAGATGCTGTATATATCCTACATGAGTCAGTACGTGGTGACTGTATCGGAGGCTCAGTTACT GGATAAAGAAATCCTGGGTCCCGAGGTGGTCACCGCCCTGCACTTCCTGCTAGCCTTCATTCGCATTGCTCGTTTGCCACTCAGAGTTCTGGAGCAGCGCATTCCCAATATGATACTCAGCGAGTACGAGTATCTATCCACACCGCTAAAATGA